TCCGCGCTGCCGCCGTACCTGGGTGGAAAGCGACGGCTTTGTCCCCTGATCTTCCGTGAAGTGGACCGGATCCTGCCACGGCGGTGCTGGTCTGGTTTGACATTCTTGGACGGATTCATGGGTGGCGGATCGGTCTCGCTCTATGCCAAAGCGCAGGGTTTCAGGGTGGTTTCGGTGGATATCGCCGA
The nucleotide sequence above comes from Candidatus Eisenbacteria bacterium. Encoded proteins:
- a CDS encoding DNA adenine methylase, translated to MTRNKRLTLWSALPPYLGGKRRLCPLIFREVDRILPRRCWSGLTFLDGFMGGGSVSLYAKAQGFRVVSVDIA